One Flavobacterium sp. 90 DNA segment encodes these proteins:
- a CDS encoding neutral zinc metallopeptidase — protein MKWKGTRESDNVEDRRSISGGKVAVGGGIIGIVILLLNVFGGETGQTIGSALEQIQGGQQQTTETAAPLSKEDEEMGHFVRSVLAKTEDTWGKIFTVNGMTYKNPKLVLFKGSVNTACGGASSASGPFYCPGDQKVYMDLAFFEELKTKFGAKGGDFAIAYVIAHEIGHHIQTLLGTSAKMRQEQEGKSEAEANKLSVALELQADFYAGVWAHDNQQYIEEGDIEEALSAANAVGDDAIQSKMQGHVVPDSFTHGTSEQRMYWFKKGFKTGDIKQGNTFDEIR, from the coding sequence ATGAAATGGAAAGGAACTAGAGAAAGCGATAATGTTGAAGACAGAAGATCAATTTCTGGCGGAAAAGTAGCCGTTGGTGGTGGTATTATTGGAATAGTAATTTTACTACTGAATGTTTTTGGTGGTGAAACCGGGCAAACTATAGGATCTGCTCTAGAACAAATACAAGGCGGACAACAACAAACAACTGAAACAGCAGCTCCGTTAAGCAAAGAAGACGAAGAAATGGGACATTTTGTGAGATCTGTCCTGGCTAAAACTGAAGACACTTGGGGCAAAATATTTACCGTAAACGGCATGACATACAAAAACCCAAAATTAGTGCTTTTTAAAGGCTCTGTTAATACGGCTTGTGGCGGTGCATCATCTGCATCAGGACCTTTTTATTGTCCGGGAGATCAAAAGGTATATATGGATTTAGCCTTCTTTGAGGAACTAAAAACTAAATTTGGTGCCAAAGGTGGTGACTTTGCAATTGCGTACGTTATAGCGCACGAAATTGGCCATCATATACAAACCTTATTAGGAACCTCAGCCAAAATGCGTCAGGAGCAAGAAGGAAAAAGTGAAGCCGAAGCCAATAAACTTTCGGTTGCATTAGAATTGCAGGCCGATTTTTACGCAGGAGTATGGGCTCATGACAACCAGCAATATATTGAAGAAGGTGATATTGAAGAAGCTTTAAGTGCTGCAAATGCCGTTGGTGATGACGCAATTCAAAGCAAAATGCAAGGTCATGTTGTTCCGGATTCCTTCACACACGGAACATCTGAACAAAGAATGTACTGGTTCAAAAAAGGTTTCAAAACCGGTGATATCAAACAAGGAAATACTTTTGACGAAATTCGTTAA
- the bshB1 gene encoding bacillithiol biosynthesis deacetylase BshB1 — translation MKLDILAFGAHPDDVELGCAGTILKEVSLGKKVGIVDLTRGELGTRGTAETRDSEAADAAKILGVLVRENLEMRDGFFVNDEKHQLEVIKMIRKYKPEIVLCNAIDDRHIDHGKGSKLVSDACFLSGLVKIETSVDGENQEPWRPRVVYHYIQWKNIVPDFVVDITGFEDKKVEAIMAYKTQFYDPNSTEPVTPITSKNFFESLNYRAQDLGRLVGKDFAEGFTVERCLAVNSLENLM, via the coding sequence TTAAAAGAAGTATCTCTTGGAAAAAAAGTTGGTATTGTAGACTTAACGCGTGGCGAATTAGGTACACGCGGAACTGCGGAAACCAGAGATTCTGAAGCTGCCGATGCAGCAAAAATATTAGGTGTTTTGGTTCGTGAAAATCTGGAGATGCGTGACGGTTTTTTTGTCAATGACGAAAAACACCAATTAGAGGTTATAAAAATGATTCGAAAGTATAAACCTGAAATCGTATTGTGTAATGCAATCGACGATCGCCATATCGATCACGGAAAAGGAAGTAAATTAGTTTCTGATGCTTGCTTTTTGTCGGGATTGGTAAAGATTGAAACTTCGGTTGATGGAGAGAATCAGGAACCGTGGAGACCAAGGGTAGTTTATCATTATATTCAGTGGAAAAATATTGTTCCGGATTTTGTAGTTGACATTACTGGATTTGAGGATAAAAAAGTAGAAGCGATTATGGCTTATAAGACTCAGTTTTATGATCCGAATTCAACTGAACCTGTAACGCCAATTACGAGTAAAAACTTCTTTGAAAGTTTAAATTATCGTGCGCAGGACTTAGGAAGGTTAGTTGGCAAAGATTTTGCTGAAGGTTTTACTGTTGAAAGGTGTTTGGCAGTCAATAGTTTAGAAAATTTGATGTAA